From Lolium perenne isolate Kyuss_39 chromosome 5, Kyuss_2.0, whole genome shotgun sequence, a single genomic window includes:
- the LOC127298763 gene encoding ubiquitin-conjugating enzyme E2 variant 1C, giving the protein MASSGDAAGVVVPRNFRLLEELERGEKGIGDGTVSYGMDDADDIYMRSWTGTIIGPHNTVHEGRIYQLKLFCDKDYPDRPPTVRFHSRINMTCVNPETGLVDQRKFNLLSNWRREYTMENILIQLKKEMATSHNRKLVQPPEGTFY; this is encoded by the exons ATGGCGTCCAGCGGTGACGCGGCCGGAGTTGTCG TGCCGAGGAACTTCAGACTGTTGGAAGAGCTTGAGAGAGGAGAGAAGGGCATCGGGGATGGAACAGTTAGCTATGGAATGGATGACGCTGATGATATATACATGCGCTCTTGGACAGGAACAATAATTGGTCCCCACAAC ACTGTCCATGAGGGCCGAATTTATCAATTAAAGCTTTTCTGTGACAAGGACTATCCAGACAGGCCACCGACTGTTAGATTCCACTCAAGAATCAATATGACCTGTGTAAATCCCGAGACTGGATTG GTTGACCAAAGGAAGTTTAACCTATTATCCAACTGGCGCCGTGAGTACACAATGGAGAACATCTTGATACAGCTTAAGAAAGAAATGGCAACGTCACACAACAGGAAATTAGTGCAGCCTCCGGAGGGAACATTCTACTGA